The Coffea arabica cultivar ET-39 chromosome 1e, Coffea Arabica ET-39 HiFi, whole genome shotgun sequence genome has a window encoding:
- the LOC113697040 gene encoding uncharacterized protein isoform X1, with product MMLCCCPALRTQIQTWLRDYDKIQSSAVILIYIQCLAVCQIGCSLIGSLGALYNGVLLIDLGIALFALVAIESSSQSLGRTYAVLLFCSILLDITWFILFAREIWHISSDIYGTFVIFSVKLTLSMQIIGFFVRLSSSFLWIQMYRLGVSYLETSVPREADADLRNSFLNPATPSIDRHPSGSDDVLGGSIYDPAYYSSLFEDCKDDAHLHGGGQNHGLIMESTATAETSQLKQCLNKTLPNKDDENGTRKLLNV from the exons ATGATGCTTTGTTGTTGCCCTGCATTGAGAACTCAGATACAGACGTGGCTTCGCGATTATGATAAGATTCAGTCTTCCGCTGTTATTCTCATCTACATTCAA TGTTTAGCTGTCTGTCAGATTGGTTGCTCATTGATTGGCTCACTCGGGGCACTCTACAACGGAGTCTTGCTGATCGATTTGGGAATTGCCTTGTTCGCCCTGGTTGCCATTGAGAGTAGCAGTCAGAGCCTTGGGAGAACATATGCCGTGCTTCTTTTCTGTTCCATTTTGCTTGACATCACCTGGTTCATTCTCTTTGCCCGTGAAATCTG GCACATTTCATCGGATATATATGGGACTTTTGTTATATTCTCGGTTAAACTCACTCTGTCCATGCAGATTATTGGGTTTTTTGTGAGGTTATCTTCTTCATTCTTATGGATTCAGATGTATAGACTTGGTGTTTCTTATTTAGAGACTTCAGTTCCTCGAGAAGCAGATGCTGATTTGAGAAACAGTTTCCTCAATCCGGCAACCCCTTCTATAGATAGACATCCTTCTGGCTCTGATGATGTTTTAGGAGGCTCCATCTATGATCCTGCTTATTATTCATCTTTATTTGAAGATTGTAAAGATGATGCACATTTACATGGG GGTGGTCAAAACCATGGCTTAATCATGGAGTCTACTGCTACTGCTGAGACTTCTCAACTGAAGCAATGCTTGAACAAAACTCTCCCCAACAAAGAT GATGAGAATGGTACGAGAAAGCTCCTGAATGTTTGA
- the LOC113697076 gene encoding TATA-box-binding protein-like isoform X1, whose protein sequence is MADPQGGGFEGSQPVDLSKHPSGIVPTLQNIVSTVNLDCKLDLKAIALQARNAEYNPKRFAAVIMRIREPKTTALIFASGKMVCTGAKSEQQSKLAARKYARIIQKLGFPAKFKDFKIQNIVASCDVKFPIRLEGLAYAHGAFSSYEPELFPGLIYRMKQPKIVLLIFVSGKIVLTGAKVRDETYTAFENIYPVLTEFRKNQQ, encoded by the exons ATGGCAGATCCTCAGGGTGGCGGCTTTGAAGGGAGCCAACCGGTGGATCTCTCCAAGCACCCTTCTGGAATTGTCCCTACTCTCCA GAACATTGTGTCAACTGTCAACCTGGACTGCAAATTGGATCTCAAAGCAATTGCTCTGCAGGCTCGAAATGCAGAGTACAACCCAAAG CGTTTTGCTGCTGTTATCATGAGGATTAGAGAACCCAAAACGACAGCACTCATTTTTGCTTCTGGAAAGATG GTCTGTACAGGAGCAAAGAGTGAGCAGCAGTCAAAATTGGCAGCTCGGAAG TATGCTAGAATTATCCAAAAGCTTGGATTTCCTGCAAAGTTTAAG GATTTCAAGATTCAGAACATAGTTGCCTCATGTGACGTGAAATTTCCTATTAGACTTGAAGGCCTTGCCTATGCCCATGGTGCTTTTTCAAGT TATGAACCCGAACTGTTCCCGGGATTAATCTATCGGATGAAACAACCAAAAATTGTTTTGCTTATCTTTGTTTCTGGAAAGATTGTTCTCACTGGTGCAAAG GTTAGGGATGAGACTTACACTGCCTTTGAGAACATATATCCTGTTCTTACTGAGTTCAGAAAGAATCAGCAATG A
- the LOC113697076 gene encoding TATA-box-binding protein-like isoform X2, giving the protein MADPQGGGFEGSQPVDLSKHPSGIVPTLQNIVSTVNLDCKLDLKAIALQARNAEYNPKRFAAVIMRIREPKTTALIFASGKMVCTGAKSEQQSKLAARKYARIIQKLGFPAKFKYEPELFPGLIYRMKQPKIVLLIFVSGKIVLTGAKVRDETYTAFENIYPVLTEFRKNQQ; this is encoded by the exons ATGGCAGATCCTCAGGGTGGCGGCTTTGAAGGGAGCCAACCGGTGGATCTCTCCAAGCACCCTTCTGGAATTGTCCCTACTCTCCA GAACATTGTGTCAACTGTCAACCTGGACTGCAAATTGGATCTCAAAGCAATTGCTCTGCAGGCTCGAAATGCAGAGTACAACCCAAAG CGTTTTGCTGCTGTTATCATGAGGATTAGAGAACCCAAAACGACAGCACTCATTTTTGCTTCTGGAAAGATG GTCTGTACAGGAGCAAAGAGTGAGCAGCAGTCAAAATTGGCAGCTCGGAAG TATGCTAGAATTATCCAAAAGCTTGGATTTCCTGCAAAGTTTAAG TATGAACCCGAACTGTTCCCGGGATTAATCTATCGGATGAAACAACCAAAAATTGTTTTGCTTATCTTTGTTTCTGGAAAGATTGTTCTCACTGGTGCAAAG GTTAGGGATGAGACTTACACTGCCTTTGAGAACATATATCCTGTTCTTACTGAGTTCAGAAAGAATCAGCAATG A
- the LOC113697040 gene encoding uncharacterized protein isoform X3 has protein sequence MMLCCCPALRTQIQTWLRDYDKIQSSAVILIYIQCLAVCQIGCSLIGSLGALYNGVLLIDLGIALFALVAIESSSQSLGRTYAVLLFCSILLDITWFILFAREIWHISSDIYGTFVIFSVKLTLSMQIIGFFVRLSSSFLWIQMYRLGVSYLETSVPREADADLRNSFLNPATPSIDRHPSGSDDVLGGSIYDPAYYSSLFEDCKDDAHLHGDENGTRKLLNV, from the exons ATGATGCTTTGTTGTTGCCCTGCATTGAGAACTCAGATACAGACGTGGCTTCGCGATTATGATAAGATTCAGTCTTCCGCTGTTATTCTCATCTACATTCAA TGTTTAGCTGTCTGTCAGATTGGTTGCTCATTGATTGGCTCACTCGGGGCACTCTACAACGGAGTCTTGCTGATCGATTTGGGAATTGCCTTGTTCGCCCTGGTTGCCATTGAGAGTAGCAGTCAGAGCCTTGGGAGAACATATGCCGTGCTTCTTTTCTGTTCCATTTTGCTTGACATCACCTGGTTCATTCTCTTTGCCCGTGAAATCTG GCACATTTCATCGGATATATATGGGACTTTTGTTATATTCTCGGTTAAACTCACTCTGTCCATGCAGATTATTGGGTTTTTTGTGAGGTTATCTTCTTCATTCTTATGGATTCAGATGTATAGACTTGGTGTTTCTTATTTAGAGACTTCAGTTCCTCGAGAAGCAGATGCTGATTTGAGAAACAGTTTCCTCAATCCGGCAACCCCTTCTATAGATAGACATCCTTCTGGCTCTGATGATGTTTTAGGAGGCTCCATCTATGATCCTGCTTATTATTCATCTTTATTTGAAGATTGTAAAGATGATGCACATTTACATGGG GATGAGAATGGTACGAGAAAGCTCCTGAATGTTTGA
- the LOC113688417 gene encoding patellin-4-like: MPEDKALSKSEAREDGSSPNESESSEEEICDQAPLPSQNDQTCQMKMNASRKKSLLEFRCRVEDAILGNCIFGAKGNARTKEKSNKDITLWGVPLLPSKGHEATDIVLMKFLKAKDYKVSDAFAMLCKMMKWRRDFKVDGILEENLCPKLQNMWRIEGVDKEGRPICYLTFKDFSDREMNKKLLRADGKLEELLRWRIQCIEKGIQMLNFSPGGANSILQITDLKNAPRQSIKEMRWFCNKMIKLIHEYYPGIMHKNLIINLPLWYYAVNTLHLRQITAKSKNKFIFVRYINPESLLAQYGGLKRENDIEFSTLDKVLELNVPANTYEHIQIPVNEAKRIITWDVAIIGHDATYKEEFIPIDDCSYKVLLQKEKKMGEVVRNSFYIREPGNIVINIANGTFKKKKVFYRYNSKPCQPLYKLTT; this comes from the exons ATGCCCGAGGATAAGGCCCTTTCCAAGTCAGAGGCAAGGGAGGATGGCAGCAGCCCAAATGAGTCCGAGTCATCAGAAGAAGAAATCTGCGATCAGGCCCCGCTGCCTTCACAAAATGATCAAACCTGTCAAATGAAAATGAACGCATCGCGCAAGAAATCTTTGCTCGAATTTCGGTGCAGAGTTGAAGATGCAATTCTTGGCAATTGCATTTTTGGGGCCAAAGGAAATGCTAGAACCAAAGAGAAGTCGAATAAGGACATTACCTTATGGGGCGTTCCCTTGTTACCTAGTAAAGGTCACGAGGCCACGGACATTGTCCtaatgaaattcttgaaagctAAAGATTACAAGGTCTCTGACGCATTTGCCATGCTTTGCAAGATGATGAAATGGAGAAGGGATTTTAAAGTGGATGGAATTCTTGAAGAAAACCTGTGTCCTAAGCTGCAAAATATGTGGAGAATAGAAGGTGTGGACAAGGAAGGCCGCCCCATATGTTACCTAACTTTCAAGGATTTTTCCGACAGGGAAATGAACAAGAAACTTTTGAGGGCAGATGGGAAATTAGAGGAGTTGCTTAGGTGGAGAATTCAGTGTATTGAAAAGGGAATCCAAATGCTTAATTTTAGTCCCGGAGGGGCAAACTCTATTCTTCAGATTACAGATCTCAAGAACGCACCAAGACAAAGCATCAAAGAAATGCGGTGGTTTTGCAATAAAATGATAAAGTTGATTCATGAATATTACCCTGGGATCATGCACAAGAAT TTAATCATAAACCTTCCACTCTGGTACTATGCGGTCAACACTTTACATCTCAGGCAAATCACAGCAAAAAGCAAGAACAAGTTTATCTTTGTCAG GTATATCAACCCAGAGAGCTTACTAGCTCAATATGGTGGCCTGAAGAGAGAGAATGACATCGAGTTTTCAACCCTTGACAAAGTTTTAGAGCTGAATGTCCCAGCAAATACGTATGAGCATATTCAGATTCCAGTAAACGAG GCTAAAAGGATAATAACTTGGGATGTGGCCATCATAGGTCATGATGCTACCTACAAAGAAGAATTCATCCCAATCGATGATTGCTCATACAAGGTATTGCTtcaaaaggagaagaaaatgggagAGGTTGTTAGGAATTCTTTTTACATCAGAGAACCAGGGAACATAGTAATTAACATTGCAAACGGGACattcaagaagaaaaaggtttttTATAGGTACAACAGTAAACCCTGTCAGCCCTTGTATAAGCTCACAACATGA
- the LOC113697063 gene encoding RGS1-HXK1-interacting protein 1 has protein sequence MSEDEKTLTPQTTKTGQVPESSITSASPSKDKSDKADKTWHSYISEDLPRTVQQSTDSALRSARSFHHSSSTHFRTLRDFMPQLGSQYRTYEDAFFLKIKDELTKVRENPAVTGGIAVAVGLLLFRGPRRFLFRHTLGRFQSEEAQFIRAEKNVKELNLSVDLMKKESGKLLERAALAEKEMKHGQIDLMNAGVQIQTLARSVHKAETKATDLMDLLRELPGREALKLRAEVASVASHLREQRIAMEKKTMKISDLGLPV, from the exons ATGTCAGAGGACGAGAAGACGTTGACGCCACAGACGACGAAGACGGGACAAGTACCGGAGTCATCAATTACCTCAGCGTCACCGTCCAAGGACAAGTCGGACAAGGCAGACAAGACATGGCACTCGTACATTTCAGAGGATCTTCCTCGTACAGTCCAGCAGTCTACAGACTCCGCCCTCCGCTCCGCCCGTTCCTTCCACCACTCCTCTTCTACCCATTTCCGTACTCTTCGG GATTTCATGCCACAACTGGGAAGCCAGTATAGAACCTATGAAGATGCATTCTTCCTGAAAATTAAAG ATGAATTGACTAAAGTTAGAGAAAATCCAGCTGTGACTGGTGGAATTGCTGTTGCTGTTGGTCTCCTATTATTCAGAG GACCGAGAAGGTTTCTTTTCCGTCATACATTGGGCCGATTTCAAAGTGAGgag GCGCAGTTCATTAGAGCTGAAAAGAATGTTAAGGAGTTGAACCTTTCTGTTGACTTGATGAAGAAGGAGAGTGGAAAGCTACTTGAAAGGGCAGCTCTTgctgaaaaggaaatgaaacatGGCCAAATTGATCTCAT GAATGCTGGAGTTCAGATTCAAACTCTTGCAAGATCTGTTCACAAGGCAGAAACTAAAGCTACTG ATTTGATGGATCTACTGCGGGAACTTCCTGGAAGGGAGGCTCTGAAACTTCGAGCAGAA GTTGCTTCAGTGGCATCGCATCTCCGAGAACAAAGGATCGCCATGGAAAAGAAGACaatgaaaatttctgatttaggGCTTCCTGTCTGA
- the LOC113697040 gene encoding uncharacterized protein isoform X2 — translation MMLCCCPALRTQIQTWLRDYDKIQSSAVILIYIQIGCSLIGSLGALYNGVLLIDLGIALFALVAIESSSQSLGRTYAVLLFCSILLDITWFILFAREIWHISSDIYGTFVIFSVKLTLSMQIIGFFVRLSSSFLWIQMYRLGVSYLETSVPREADADLRNSFLNPATPSIDRHPSGSDDVLGGSIYDPAYYSSLFEDCKDDAHLHGGGQNHGLIMESTATAETSQLKQCLNKTLPNKDDENGTRKLLNV, via the exons ATGATGCTTTGTTGTTGCCCTGCATTGAGAACTCAGATACAGACGTGGCTTCGCGATTATGATAAGATTCAGTCTTCCGCTGTTATTCTCATCTACATTCAA ATTGGTTGCTCATTGATTGGCTCACTCGGGGCACTCTACAACGGAGTCTTGCTGATCGATTTGGGAATTGCCTTGTTCGCCCTGGTTGCCATTGAGAGTAGCAGTCAGAGCCTTGGGAGAACATATGCCGTGCTTCTTTTCTGTTCCATTTTGCTTGACATCACCTGGTTCATTCTCTTTGCCCGTGAAATCTG GCACATTTCATCGGATATATATGGGACTTTTGTTATATTCTCGGTTAAACTCACTCTGTCCATGCAGATTATTGGGTTTTTTGTGAGGTTATCTTCTTCATTCTTATGGATTCAGATGTATAGACTTGGTGTTTCTTATTTAGAGACTTCAGTTCCTCGAGAAGCAGATGCTGATTTGAGAAACAGTTTCCTCAATCCGGCAACCCCTTCTATAGATAGACATCCTTCTGGCTCTGATGATGTTTTAGGAGGCTCCATCTATGATCCTGCTTATTATTCATCTTTATTTGAAGATTGTAAAGATGATGCACATTTACATGGG GGTGGTCAAAACCATGGCTTAATCATGGAGTCTACTGCTACTGCTGAGACTTCTCAACTGAAGCAATGCTTGAACAAAACTCTCCCCAACAAAGAT GATGAGAATGGTACGAGAAAGCTCCTGAATGTTTGA